A window of Amycolatopsis australiensis contains these coding sequences:
- a CDS encoding sarcosine oxidase subunit beta family protein — protein sequence MTDLPEHPDFLWDNPDPRPSYDVVVVGGGGHGLATAYYLAKVHGITDVAVLEKGWLAGGNMARNTTIIRSNYLWDESSGIYEHSLKLWEGLEDDLGYPILFSQRGVLNLAHSLQDVRDSVRRVEANKLNGIDAEWVDADGVKEICPIVNTSPDVRYPVLGATFQPRAGIAKHDYVAWGFARAANALGVDLVQNCEVTGITTANGRVTGVETSRGRIAAGKVALCAAGHTSVLAKMVGLDLPLTSHPLQALVSELLEPVHPTVVMSNAVHVYVSQAHKGELVMGAGIDSYNGYGQRGSFHVIEQQMAAALELFPVFARAHLLRTWAGIVDTSPDASPIIGLTPVENLFLNCGWGTGGFKATPGVGDVYADTIARGKPHEYAEPFGLDRFTTGALVDEHGAAAVAH from the coding sequence ATGACCGACCTGCCGGAACACCCGGACTTCCTCTGGGACAACCCCGACCCCCGCCCGTCCTACGACGTCGTCGTGGTCGGCGGCGGCGGGCACGGCCTCGCCACCGCGTACTACCTGGCCAAGGTGCACGGCATCACCGACGTGGCCGTGCTCGAAAAGGGCTGGCTCGCCGGCGGCAACATGGCCCGCAACACGACGATCATCCGCTCCAACTACCTCTGGGACGAAAGCTCCGGCATCTACGAGCACTCCCTCAAGCTGTGGGAAGGGCTGGAAGACGACCTCGGCTACCCGATCCTGTTCAGCCAGCGCGGGGTGCTGAACCTCGCGCACAGCCTGCAGGACGTCCGCGACAGCGTCCGCCGGGTCGAGGCCAACAAGCTCAACGGCATCGACGCCGAGTGGGTGGACGCCGACGGCGTCAAGGAGATCTGCCCGATCGTCAACACCTCCCCGGACGTCCGCTACCCCGTGCTCGGCGCGACCTTCCAGCCGCGCGCGGGCATCGCGAAGCACGACTACGTCGCGTGGGGCTTCGCCCGGGCCGCGAACGCGCTGGGCGTCGACCTCGTCCAGAACTGCGAGGTCACCGGCATCACCACGGCGAACGGACGCGTCACCGGCGTCGAGACGTCGCGGGGCCGGATCGCCGCGGGCAAGGTCGCGCTGTGCGCCGCCGGCCACACGTCCGTGCTCGCGAAGATGGTGGGCCTTGACCTGCCGCTCACGTCGCATCCGCTGCAGGCGCTCGTGTCGGAGCTGCTCGAACCGGTCCATCCCACGGTCGTCATGTCGAACGCCGTGCACGTCTACGTCTCGCAGGCGCACAAGGGCGAACTCGTGATGGGCGCCGGCATCGACAGCTACAACGGCTACGGGCAGCGCGGCTCGTTCCACGTCATCGAGCAGCAGATGGCGGCCGCGCTGGAGCTGTTCCCGGTGTTCGCGCGGGCACACCTGCTGCGGACGTGGGCGGGCATCGTCGACACGAGCCCGGACGCGTCCCCGATCATCGGCCTCACCCCGGTCGAGAACCTGTTCCTCAACTGCGGCTGGGGGACCGGTGGCTTCAAGGCCACTCCCGGTGTCGGCGACGTCTACGCCGACACCATCGCTCGCGGGAAGCCGCACGAGTACGCCGAGCCGTTCGGCCTCGACCGGTTCACCACCGGTGCCCTCGTCGACGAGCACGGCGCCGCCGCCGTCGCGCACTAG
- a CDS encoding sarcosine oxidase subunit delta: MQLIPCPWCGPREEAEFHYGGQAHVAYPPDPSALPDEEWAKFVFFRENPSGPFAERWSHSAGCRRWFNAVRDTRTHDLLAVYRLDEPRPVIP, translated from the coding sequence ATGCAGCTGATCCCCTGCCCGTGGTGCGGGCCACGCGAGGAAGCCGAGTTCCACTACGGCGGCCAGGCGCACGTCGCCTACCCGCCGGACCCGTCGGCGCTGCCGGACGAGGAGTGGGCGAAGTTCGTCTTCTTCCGCGAGAACCCGAGCGGTCCGTTCGCCGAGCGGTGGAGCCACTCCGCGGGCTGCCGCCGGTGGTTCAACGCCGTCCGCGACACGCGCACCCACGACCTCCTGGCGGTCTACCGCCTCGACGAGCCCCGGCCGGTGATCCCGTGA